The following proteins are encoded in a genomic region of Leifsonia psychrotolerans:
- a CDS encoding DUF2142 domain-containing protein, with translation MKSLARVIRERIFLTFVVIWAGISMASVAWAMATPMGASPDEPAHIVKAASVVRGQFIGDSTDQPAVTTVMVPEGLADSRAWACYAFQANQTAGCQPPFVSNDKLVPARTSAGMYNPVYYAVVGWPSVLTDNPRVAVYGMRTISAILSSFFFAVAMTAMLAFRRPLIAGFATIAIITPMVLFLMGSVNPNALEISAGAALLSLLLLLVRGPRIRHQRLALVSLSAAGVLLASSRGLSPAWMLMIAVVAIIAAPWPRLRELLRLPRVWASLATMGAGVLFATWWILQTSTLSKMGSFAGSEISPAKAFVTMLVDRSFDPGLIGVFGWLDTLSPTVVYAIWSFLAVSIVVAAFIVGRGRPLVALAVSFAGFMLLPAAFQAVSISNSGYIWQGRYTLIAYACAIVMAFVTLAAAPSNMVVLPRQNAMRGTLIVGGLAIAAHAFALVWVIKRYAVGVGGSWGSFIKIPQWAPPGGTVPWLLAVTVGMALVVFVWSAWSVRSPEKVPALTN, from the coding sequence ATGAAGTCGCTTGCTCGTGTAATTCGTGAACGAATCTTCCTGACTTTCGTGGTCATCTGGGCCGGAATTTCGATGGCCTCAGTCGCGTGGGCCATGGCGACGCCGATGGGCGCCAGCCCCGACGAACCGGCACACATCGTCAAGGCGGCCTCCGTCGTGCGAGGCCAGTTCATCGGTGATTCGACGGATCAACCTGCCGTCACCACGGTGATGGTCCCGGAGGGCTTGGCGGATTCCCGGGCCTGGGCCTGCTATGCGTTCCAAGCAAATCAAACAGCGGGGTGCCAGCCTCCGTTCGTGTCAAACGACAAATTGGTCCCGGCTCGGACATCCGCCGGCATGTACAACCCTGTCTACTACGCCGTTGTCGGGTGGCCGTCGGTACTGACAGACAATCCGCGTGTAGCTGTCTATGGGATGCGCACTATCAGCGCGATCCTCAGCTCATTCTTTTTCGCAGTCGCAATGACTGCGATGTTGGCGTTTCGACGGCCGCTCATCGCTGGCTTTGCGACGATCGCGATCATCACACCCATGGTGCTCTTCCTCATGGGATCGGTGAACCCAAACGCACTTGAGATTTCGGCTGGCGCCGCGCTCCTTTCGCTCCTTCTGCTTCTTGTCAGGGGCCCGCGAATTCGGCATCAACGACTTGCGCTGGTCAGTCTGAGTGCTGCCGGTGTTCTCCTCGCCAGCTCACGAGGGCTGTCCCCGGCGTGGATGTTGATGATTGCCGTCGTGGCGATCATCGCAGCGCCCTGGCCCCGACTGCGCGAACTACTCCGACTCCCTCGAGTGTGGGCCTCACTTGCGACGATGGGGGCAGGTGTTCTCTTCGCGACATGGTGGATTCTTCAGACAAGCACGTTGTCAAAGATGGGCTCATTTGCTGGTTCCGAAATATCGCCGGCCAAAGCCTTCGTCACAATGCTGGTCGATAGATCGTTCGATCCGGGTTTGATCGGTGTCTTCGGTTGGCTCGACACGTTGTCGCCCACCGTGGTCTATGCAATTTGGTCGTTCCTTGCAGTCTCGATAGTGGTGGCTGCATTCATTGTTGGCCGGGGGCGCCCGCTCGTCGCTCTCGCTGTCAGCTTCGCTGGCTTCATGCTGCTTCCTGCCGCATTCCAAGCGGTATCAATCTCGAACTCCGGCTACATCTGGCAGGGTCGCTACACGTTGATCGCGTACGCCTGCGCCATAGTGATGGCATTCGTCACGCTGGCGGCAGCGCCGTCGAATATGGTTGTTCTGCCGCGACAGAATGCCATGCGTGGCACCCTCATTGTCGGAGGCTTGGCGATTGCCGCGCACGCATTCGCCCTCGTGTGGGTCATCAAACGATACGCAGTCGGGGTCGGTGGCTCGTGGGGGTCCTTTATCAAGATTCCGCAGTGGGCCCCACCGGGTGGCACGGTACCGTGGCTCCTCGCCGTGACAGTCGGGATGGCACTCGTTGTCTTCGTGTGGAGCGCGTGGAGCGTGCGTTCGCCTGAGAAGGTTCCAGCGCTGACGAACTGA
- a CDS encoding glycosyltransferase family 2 protein — MYRGARIAAVVPAYKEEKMIATVIETMPEYVDHIIIVDDCSPDDTSDAVRRTTDDRVTLIRHQVNQGVGGAIVTGHKAAMELGADVNVIMAGDAQMDPKHLPPLLDRVTRDGYGFAKANRFFAPESFEGMPKYRIFGNIVLSFMTKLASGYWNLFDPQNGYTAVRTEVLRRVPLDRVSRRYSFENDLLIHLNILQVGAVDVPIPAVYGTEVSSIRLGKVIPELLDLLFRGFWRRIWYRYVLWSFSPIALLLLLGMVLFGVGLGIAIWVCFQLASSVVATAATVMLAALPLMLGSQLLISALQLDIQASPTEPTFAPFEV; from the coding sequence GTGTACCGAGGCGCTCGCATTGCGGCAGTCGTACCAGCATATAAAGAAGAGAAAATGATCGCCACGGTCATTGAGACAATGCCTGAGTATGTGGATCACATCATCATTGTTGACGATTGCAGCCCGGACGACACGAGCGATGCCGTCAGGCGGACTACCGACGACCGAGTCACGCTCATTCGGCATCAGGTCAATCAAGGCGTCGGAGGGGCAATCGTCACCGGACACAAGGCCGCCATGGAGCTCGGCGCCGACGTGAACGTGATCATGGCTGGAGACGCTCAGATGGATCCGAAGCATCTGCCGCCGCTCCTCGACAGGGTGACTCGCGATGGTTATGGCTTCGCGAAGGCGAACCGGTTTTTCGCACCAGAGTCGTTTGAGGGTATGCCCAAATACCGCATTTTTGGGAACATTGTCCTCTCCTTTATGACCAAGCTTGCCTCCGGCTATTGGAACCTCTTCGACCCGCAGAACGGTTATACCGCAGTTCGCACCGAGGTTCTGCGCAGAGTCCCTCTGGACCGAGTGTCACGACGCTATAGCTTCGAGAACGATCTGCTCATTCATCTGAACATCTTGCAGGTTGGCGCTGTTGATGTCCCGATTCCGGCTGTGTACGGAACAGAAGTTTCCAGCATCCGGCTGGGCAAGGTCATTCCTGAACTCCTCGATCTACTTTTTCGAGGCTTCTGGCGCCGCATTTGGTACCGCTACGTACTGTGGTCGTTCTCGCCCATCGCTCTTCTGCTTCTGCTCGGCATGGTTTTGTTCGGTGTCGGCCTCGGTATCGCAATTTGGGTGTGCTTCCAACTTGCGAGCTCGGTTGTTGCTACAGCAGCAACTGTCATGTTGGCGGCGCTCCCCCTCATGCTCGGAAGTCAACTCCTGATCAGCGCGCTTCAATTGGACATCCAAGCGAGCCCTACTGAACCCACGTTTGCGCCGTTTGAGGTTTAA
- a CDS encoding GtrA family protein — protein MRPTRLGKFLQHSSIRYLIAGGVAFLFDIGLLALFKNVFDWPLWLATGLAFLASFFFTYTIQRFFSFESSAPHGAALVKYAALVAINTLATVAVVTWISPTALGWIGGKVVATGASTVWNYFAYRYWVFNSTYSSKKD, from the coding sequence GCACTCTTCGATTCGGTATCTCATCGCCGGAGGGGTCGCCTTCCTTTTCGACATCGGCTTGCTCGCCCTCTTCAAGAACGTGTTTGATTGGCCGCTGTGGCTCGCAACCGGACTTGCCTTTCTGGCGAGCTTTTTCTTCACCTATACGATCCAACGCTTCTTCTCTTTTGAGTCGAGTGCTCCGCACGGAGCTGCTCTCGTCAAATACGCGGCACTCGTCGCGATCAACACCCTTGCAACTGTGGCAGTTGTAACGTGGATCAGCCCAACGGCACTCGGGTGGATCGGTGGCAAAGTCGTTGCGACCGGGGCGTCAACGGTGTGGAACTACTTCGCCTATCGTTACTGGGTGTTCAATTCAACTTACTCAAGCAAGAAGGACTAG
- a CDS encoding glycosyltransferase family 2 protein produces MQNPVPTSQVSVALCTFNGARFIAAQLRSILAQSARIAEIVVADDGSADATVDIVRAIAAEIRSQGDSVDIRILEGPGGNGVTKNFERAVAACTQDLIALSDQDDLWHADRLAVQLAEFDSRSDLTLLFGDARLVDEHGAPLGSSLFETLEFDETTRAAVHQGHAFDVLLRRNVVTGATVLFRRSLLKRALPFPTEWIHDEWLAVIAAATNGVDLIDREVIDYRQHGNNEIGVREPSLANKVKRVLMPRGDRNRLLAVRSRVLQQRFEELQLDDDLVQAARGKAAFERFRAELPGARIRRLLPVLKRATTGDYTRFASQGSTDVLRDLLQPA; encoded by the coding sequence ATGCAGAACCCTGTCCCGACTTCACAGGTGTCGGTCGCACTCTGCACCTTCAACGGTGCGCGGTTCATCGCAGCCCAGTTGCGCAGCATTTTGGCGCAAAGCGCGCGAATCGCCGAGATCGTCGTCGCCGATGATGGGTCGGCAGATGCCACCGTTGACATCGTGCGAGCCATCGCTGCCGAGATCCGTTCGCAGGGTGATTCCGTCGACATTAGAATCCTTGAGGGCCCTGGCGGCAACGGTGTCACAAAGAACTTTGAGCGTGCGGTGGCGGCGTGCACACAGGATCTCATCGCTCTGAGCGACCAGGATGATCTCTGGCATGCCGATCGTTTGGCAGTGCAACTGGCCGAGTTCGACAGCCGCAGCGATCTGACGCTGCTGTTCGGTGACGCCCGGCTGGTTGACGAGCACGGCGCTCCGCTGGGCTCGAGTCTGTTCGAGACCCTCGAGTTCGACGAGACGACGCGCGCGGCCGTGCATCAGGGCCACGCATTCGACGTATTACTGCGCCGCAACGTCGTCACGGGCGCGACGGTATTGTTCCGACGCAGCCTCCTGAAGCGCGCGCTACCGTTTCCGACCGAGTGGATCCACGATGAGTGGCTTGCCGTTATCGCCGCCGCGACGAACGGCGTCGATCTGATCGACCGCGAGGTGATTGACTACCGGCAACACGGTAACAACGAGATCGGTGTGCGTGAACCGAGCCTGGCCAACAAGGTCAAACGGGTGCTCATGCCACGGGGTGATCGCAACCGCCTTCTCGCTGTGCGCTCACGGGTTCTGCAGCAGCGCTTCGAAGAGTTGCAGCTTGACGATGACCTCGTGCAGGCGGCGCGGGGCAAGGCTGCATTCGAGAGGTTCCGTGCAGAATTGCCCGGTGCGCGCATCCGTCGCCTTCTTCCCGTGCTGAAGCGCGCGACGACCGGCGACTACACGCGCTTCGCGAGCCAGGGCAGCACCGATGTTCTGCGCGACCTGCTTCAGCCCGCCTGA
- a CDS encoding rhamnan synthesis F family protein, which translates to MARTKKSTAKAQRVLPLAMSSVWFERGSRSLPETERVAIIASFAPDNTVSRSLATLTRELEKHSYTVIIVRASDTTDPLIWPEDYPVRATIVRKSNIGYDFGSWAVGLKLFPSVRRKKFVILANDSLVGPFGDLDQLITSFESATTNVWAATNTAQIRPHVQSFFVGYRDGILNDRSLRQFWSNVAVEPDKQQIIQRYELGLSQLLLAEGLTTSACFESERVVSQAENPTVEGWRNLVKIGFPFVKRELITNSSVVPDGQDVPDVVLERFGTDPRTWL; encoded by the coding sequence ATGGCACGAACTAAGAAGAGCACAGCCAAGGCGCAACGGGTGCTCCCTCTTGCGATGTCGTCCGTCTGGTTTGAACGGGGGTCGAGATCCCTCCCCGAGACCGAGCGAGTCGCGATCATCGCTAGCTTTGCGCCCGACAACACGGTTTCTCGTTCCCTCGCCACGTTGACTCGCGAGCTGGAAAAGCACTCGTACACCGTCATCATCGTGCGGGCATCAGACACTACTGATCCTTTGATCTGGCCGGAGGACTATCCCGTACGTGCGACGATCGTGCGGAAATCAAATATTGGCTACGACTTCGGTTCGTGGGCTGTCGGACTCAAGCTTTTTCCGAGTGTTCGCCGCAAGAAGTTCGTCATTTTGGCTAACGACAGCCTGGTTGGGCCGTTCGGCGATCTCGACCAGCTGATCACGAGCTTTGAGAGCGCCACGACCAATGTGTGGGCGGCGACGAACACCGCCCAGATTCGCCCTCATGTGCAGAGTTTCTTCGTCGGCTACCGCGACGGTATCCTGAACGACCGATCGCTCCGTCAATTCTGGTCGAACGTTGCCGTAGAACCAGACAAGCAGCAAATCATCCAACGCTACGAGCTCGGCCTCAGCCAGCTACTTCTCGCCGAAGGACTCACGACTTCCGCCTGTTTCGAATCCGAACGTGTAGTGTCACAAGCTGAGAATCCAACGGTGGAGGGGTGGCGAAATTTGGTCAAGATTGGTTTCCCCTTCGTGAAACGCGAACTCATCACAAACTCATCCGTAGTCCCCGACGGCCAAGACGTCCCGGATGTCGTCCTCGAGCGCTTCGGCACCGACCCCCGCACGTGGCTCTAG
- a CDS encoding glycosyltransferase: MPQLRPGVVSVVLVNFRGTDDTIEAIDKLGKLDWPVDLLEIVVVENASGDDSADRIRAAAPHVRLIESKKNLGFAGGCNLGVKASSGEFIAFLNNDAKPDAAWVRAAVERFAESPAIGAVASRVLDWDGNLVDYIGSAMTWFGQGYKPLTAQPVPSEPDRVHDVLFGTGSAMFVRRSVYDALGGFDERFFMFFEDVDLGWRLNLRGWRYVYEPASLAFHKHHASMSSFGAFKESYLLERNALFTQYKNLGDEALAQALPATLALTVRRAVARGKLDSTEFDLRKGADNGPTMEVAKDTLAGVYAIDQFVEHLPSLLASRNEIQSTRIISDNRLWSLFGETDAPSYQSEHYLEGYDKIATAFGVTETPAVTRVLVITGDPIGAKMAGPAIRAWNMAEALSVDNEVTLVTLAGTEPISAPFDIVHVHPGDDRAMSRLERETDVIVFQGLAMALFDSIRRSDKIIVADIYDPMHLEQLEQGREQGAAQWNKQVVDATEVLNEQLLRGDYFLCASERQRHFYLGQLAALGRVNPANYATDPDLTGLISVVPFGLNPDFPDSSKPALKGVLPGISADDKVLLWSGGLYNWFDPKTLIRAVARLSESHDNVRLFFQGTKHPHPGVPEMGIVAESRALAQELGVLDRSVFFNSSWVDYADRHNYLGEADAGVSTHFAHVETTFSFRTRILDYLWAELPMVVTEGDHFAELIATEKLGIVVPPTDVVALTAALEKVLFDEKFARTTRKNIKRVRTDYAWNTVLAPLVDFVADPQHAADLIESGAVTAGSTGGARRPIARRKKHGLRHDAGLLVHYLKNGGPKVVIKKVQSRIRRLR, from the coding sequence ATGCCTCAGCTCCGTCCTGGTGTCGTCTCCGTTGTACTCGTGAACTTCCGGGGGACCGACGACACCATCGAAGCCATCGACAAACTCGGCAAGCTTGACTGGCCGGTCGACTTGCTTGAAATCGTGGTCGTCGAGAACGCTTCTGGTGACGATAGCGCTGACCGAATCCGTGCCGCTGCCCCGCACGTTCGACTGATCGAATCGAAGAAGAACCTTGGCTTCGCCGGCGGCTGCAATCTCGGAGTCAAGGCCTCGTCGGGCGAGTTCATCGCCTTCCTGAACAACGATGCCAAGCCGGATGCCGCCTGGGTGCGCGCGGCCGTCGAACGCTTCGCCGAGAGTCCGGCCATCGGCGCGGTGGCGAGCCGTGTTCTCGATTGGGATGGCAACCTCGTGGACTACATCGGTTCGGCTATGACCTGGTTCGGGCAAGGCTACAAGCCGCTCACGGCACAGCCTGTCCCGTCGGAGCCCGACCGCGTGCACGACGTTCTCTTCGGAACCGGCTCGGCCATGTTCGTTCGCCGCTCGGTGTACGACGCGCTCGGCGGCTTTGACGAGCGCTTTTTCATGTTCTTCGAGGACGTCGATCTCGGCTGGCGGCTCAACCTCCGCGGCTGGCGCTATGTCTATGAGCCAGCCTCGCTGGCGTTCCACAAGCATCACGCGTCGATGAGCTCATTCGGTGCGTTCAAAGAAAGCTACCTGCTCGAGCGCAACGCACTCTTCACCCAATATAAGAACCTCGGCGACGAAGCGCTCGCGCAGGCGCTGCCGGCCACGCTCGCCCTCACAGTGCGGCGTGCTGTCGCCCGGGGGAAGCTTGACTCCACCGAGTTCGACCTGCGCAAGGGCGCCGACAACGGCCCGACCATGGAGGTTGCAAAAGACACCCTGGCAGGTGTGTATGCTATCGACCAGTTCGTCGAGCACCTGCCGTCATTGCTCGCTTCACGCAATGAGATCCAGTCCACCCGCATCATTTCGGACAATCGACTGTGGAGCCTGTTCGGTGAAACCGATGCTCCGTCGTACCAATCGGAGCACTACCTCGAGGGATACGACAAAATCGCCACAGCATTTGGTGTGACTGAAACTCCGGCCGTGACACGGGTACTCGTCATTACGGGTGATCCGATCGGTGCGAAGATGGCCGGTCCAGCGATTCGAGCCTGGAACATGGCCGAGGCACTCTCTGTCGACAACGAGGTCACCCTGGTCACGCTGGCGGGCACGGAGCCGATCTCAGCACCGTTCGACATCGTGCACGTGCACCCGGGCGACGACCGGGCCATGAGCAGGCTTGAGCGTGAGACCGATGTCATCGTGTTCCAGGGCTTGGCCATGGCATTGTTTGACAGCATCCGCCGCTCAGACAAGATCATCGTCGCCGACATTTACGACCCGATGCACCTTGAGCAGCTCGAGCAGGGTCGTGAACAGGGCGCTGCGCAGTGGAACAAGCAGGTTGTCGACGCGACAGAGGTTCTCAACGAGCAGCTCCTGCGCGGGGATTACTTTCTCTGCGCGTCGGAACGCCAACGCCACTTCTACCTCGGCCAGCTGGCGGCTCTGGGCCGAGTCAATCCGGCCAACTACGCGACGGATCCCGACCTGACCGGACTCATCAGTGTCGTCCCGTTCGGGCTGAACCCCGACTTCCCCGACTCCTCGAAGCCCGCTTTGAAGGGCGTGCTGCCGGGAATCTCGGCCGACGACAAGGTGCTGTTGTGGAGTGGCGGCCTGTACAACTGGTTCGACCCCAAGACCCTCATCCGTGCGGTGGCCCGGCTGTCTGAGAGCCACGACAACGTGCGTCTGTTCTTCCAAGGCACCAAACACCCGCACCCCGGCGTACCTGAAATGGGCATCGTCGCCGAGTCCCGCGCCTTGGCCCAAGAACTCGGTGTGCTCGATCGTTCGGTCTTCTTCAACTCCTCCTGGGTCGACTACGCCGACCGCCACAACTACCTGGGTGAGGCAGATGCCGGTGTGAGTACGCACTTTGCCCACGTTGAGACCACGTTCTCGTTCCGCACCCGCATCCTCGACTACCTCTGGGCTGAACTGCCGATGGTGGTGACAGAGGGCGACCACTTCGCCGAACTCATCGCCACAGAGAAGCTCGGCATTGTCGTTCCGCCGACCGATGTCGTGGCGTTGACTGCGGCGCTCGAAAAGGTGCTTTTTGACGAGAAGTTCGCACGGACAACGCGCAAGAACATCAAACGGGTGCGCACGGACTATGCCTGGAACACGGTGTTGGCTCCGCTGGTCGACTTCGTCGCCGACCCCCAGCACGCCGCCGACCTGATCGAAAGCGGCGCCGTGACGGCAGGTTCGACCGGCGGCGCACGTCGCCCGATCGCACGTCGCAAAAAGCATGGCCTTCGCCATGATGCCGGCCTCTTGGTGCACTATCTCAAGAATGGTGGCCCGAAGGTGGTTATCAAGAAGGTGCAGAGCCGCATCAGGCGCCTGCGGTAA